In Geopsychrobacter electrodiphilus DSM 16401, a single window of DNA contains:
- a CDS encoding AsmA-like C-terminal domain-containing protein — translation MIRPARQHRSPLISLLIFVFVLSAILIVVALLRLDLGSYKQQLAERLGNALKMPVTLGDANLSFHGGIALDFRNLQIGNDEKFRLDVPKFTALVKPWELLRGEIIIEQIHIDAPRLAISLPLKLRDSAFNLDNLGLKTLQIRNGTLQITPESTSDPLSLNDFNLVYHGPGKKRISQLAIATTLQHKGQTSALSAFLELSHDQPDQPWRQGNLSGNITLRNLSTPDFAPLKFASLPRMFDLTLGVKGIPADGVQLDAALTGNQKTKALANLSANWQSTATTDTLRNLRLEMLGIPLTGDLLLSRKGDEPHLSGRLGASNLDLNPILSGPVPSLTNLAGRLETLEVILNGPLHPTADNPWSPLYSGTLKLDKLAYPLGTTSISNASLLLELQNARLSLKAGHAMLAKTPFTFSGTSGPLQQHPLEISFALTGSADLAQLQQESPSTFLKRQKLTGKMPFTLALTGSSEKLETNLTLDLTDTDLSISKLLEKKAGTPFHLDLKGQLTPQQMTISQANIRLAQSRIQLTGQFTQSEQNWSGALQLAPLELKPLQAVSPLFKDLQLHGKANGDLVLTPADWHGRISLLEAGAHLTHIIGDLNQTQGTFTLNREGIAFDKISTRLGESPLRVSGGLKNWEAPLISLHVTGKELRAQDLVFTNPDMKLQNLDGQLWINAGGITFDPVDVTVENRTTVRVSGQLRSYHDPQTYLEIQSDDADILDVIRLFTGHKANQGPNLSESHASLKIKAIVKKGRLGSLYFENAEGTIIDRNNIFTLYPLSVHFGKGRATGRVELDGTRNHLLKVSGQAQHCDADRVYEMLFEKKGIFRGTLSGDFYLEGEQVGEQFWKTSHGGGHLQIKDGAMRELNGFAKIFSLLNVAQLFKFSLPDMDKEGLPLSLLETSARMTDGILHFDDFHITSPAINISAVGQLNTLTKTIDCTLGIKPLRTIDIILSNVPLFGWVLTGDEEALITALFTLKGPIDNPNVSAAPASSIANTALGIIGRTLGLPLRMLQKTGKFLTNPPRPKTESPAPLDNGGQQQ, via the coding sequence ATGATCAGACCTGCCCGCCAACACAGAAGCCCTTTAATCAGTCTCCTGATTTTTGTGTTCGTGTTGTCCGCGATCTTGATAGTGGTGGCTTTACTACGGCTTGATCTCGGTTCCTATAAACAACAACTGGCAGAACGTCTCGGGAATGCCCTGAAAATGCCGGTCACGCTAGGTGACGCAAATCTCAGCTTCCATGGCGGTATCGCGCTCGATTTTCGTAATTTGCAGATCGGTAACGATGAAAAATTTCGTCTGGATGTGCCAAAATTCACAGCCCTGGTCAAACCCTGGGAACTGCTTCGTGGCGAAATAATTATCGAGCAGATTCATATCGACGCACCGCGCCTTGCCATCAGCCTGCCCCTCAAGCTCCGCGATTCGGCCTTTAATCTCGACAATCTGGGGCTTAAAACCCTGCAGATTCGCAACGGTACCCTGCAAATCACCCCCGAATCGACCTCGGATCCGTTAAGCCTGAACGATTTCAATCTGGTTTATCATGGCCCCGGCAAAAAAAGAATTAGTCAACTGGCAATTGCTACGACCTTGCAACACAAGGGACAAACCTCTGCATTGAGCGCGTTTTTAGAGCTGTCCCATGACCAACCAGACCAACCCTGGAGGCAAGGAAACCTGAGTGGAAATATAACGCTGCGTAACCTCAGTACCCCCGACTTCGCACCGTTGAAATTCGCCTCACTCCCCCGAATGTTCGACCTGACCCTTGGGGTCAAGGGGATTCCCGCTGACGGCGTTCAACTTGACGCCGCGCTGACTGGCAACCAAAAGACCAAGGCCCTAGCCAACCTTTCTGCGAATTGGCAATCAACGGCAACCACGGACACCCTGAGGAATCTGCGCCTTGAGATGTTGGGGATTCCTCTCACCGGTGACCTTTTATTGAGCAGAAAGGGAGACGAACCTCATCTTAGCGGTCGCCTTGGCGCCAGTAATCTGGACCTGAACCCCATACTCAGCGGCCCCGTACCAAGCCTGACCAATCTTGCGGGACGACTTGAGACCCTTGAAGTAATCCTGAACGGTCCTCTGCATCCCACGGCTGACAACCCCTGGTCCCCGCTATACAGTGGCACTCTGAAACTCGACAAACTGGCCTATCCCCTTGGTACCACCAGCATCTCTAATGCCAGCCTGCTGCTTGAACTACAGAACGCGCGCCTCAGCTTAAAGGCAGGCCATGCCATGCTGGCAAAGACCCCATTCACCTTCAGCGGAACCTCCGGCCCGCTTCAGCAACACCCGCTTGAAATCAGTTTTGCGTTGACCGGCTCGGCGGATCTGGCTCAACTTCAGCAAGAATCACCTTCAACATTCCTCAAACGACAAAAATTGACCGGCAAAATGCCTTTTACGCTAGCTCTTACAGGCTCGTCAGAAAAGCTGGAAACCAACCTGACCCTTGATTTAACCGATACGGATTTAAGCATCTCCAAGCTGCTCGAAAAGAAAGCCGGTACGCCCTTTCATCTCGACCTCAAAGGACAGTTGACCCCACAGCAAATGACCATCTCCCAGGCAAACATCCGCCTGGCACAAAGCCGGATTCAACTCACCGGACAGTTTACCCAATCAGAGCAAAACTGGTCCGGCGCACTGCAACTGGCCCCACTTGAGCTTAAACCTCTACAGGCGGTTTCACCCCTCTTTAAAGACCTGCAACTGCACGGTAAGGCAAACGGTGACCTGGTACTCACTCCGGCAGACTGGCATGGCCGAATCAGCCTGCTTGAGGCGGGCGCCCATCTGACCCATATTATCGGCGATCTTAATCAGACCCAGGGCACGTTCACGCTTAACCGAGAAGGTATTGCCTTTGACAAGATCTCCACCCGACTCGGCGAATCACCGCTCCGTGTCAGTGGCGGCTTGAAAAACTGGGAAGCACCCCTGATCAGCCTGCATGTCACCGGTAAAGAGTTACGGGCACAGGATCTTGTTTTCACCAACCCTGACATGAAGTTACAAAATTTAGACGGTCAACTATGGATCAACGCAGGCGGAATCACCTTTGACCCGGTCGATGTCACAGTTGAAAACCGAACCACCGTCAGGGTTTCCGGCCAGTTGCGTAGCTATCATGACCCACAGACCTATCTCGAGATACAATCTGACGATGCAGACATCCTTGATGTTATTCGCCTTTTTACCGGGCATAAAGCGAATCAGGGTCCCAATCTCAGCGAGAGCCACGCCTCCCTTAAAATTAAAGCCATAGTAAAAAAGGGGCGACTTGGGAGTCTCTACTTCGAAAATGCTGAAGGAACAATTATCGATCGTAACAACATCTTTACCCTGTACCCCCTAAGCGTCCATTTCGGGAAAGGACGGGCAACAGGGCGCGTTGAACTCGACGGGACACGCAATCATTTATTGAAGGTATCTGGTCAAGCCCAACACTGTGATGCCGACCGGGTTTATGAAATGTTGTTCGAAAAGAAAGGAATTTTCCGTGGCACCCTGAGCGGAGACTTTTACCTTGAGGGAGAACAGGTCGGCGAGCAATTCTGGAAAACGTCCCATGGCGGTGGGCATCTACAAATCAAGGATGGTGCCATGCGTGAACTGAATGGCTTCGCCAAAATTTTCAGCCTGCTCAATGTTGCACAACTCTTTAAGTTCAGCCTGCCAGATATGGACAAAGAAGGCCTGCCCCTCTCATTGCTTGAAACCAGCGCGCGCATGACAGACGGAATACTCCACTTTGATGATTTCCACATTACCAGCCCAGCGATCAATATTTCAGCCGTTGGCCAGCTCAACACCCTGACAAAAACCATCGACTGCACTCTGGGGATCAAGCCGTTACGCACGATCGATATTATTCTCAGCAATGTACCCCTTTTCGGCTGGGTTTTGACCGGGGATGAAGAAGCCCTTATCACCGCACTGTTTACCCTAAAGGGCCCAATCGACAACCCCAACGTCAGCGCGGCACCGGCGTCTTCAATAGCAAATACTGCTCTGGGGATCATTGGGCGAACACTGGGATTACCCTTGAGAATGTTACAGAAAACCGGAAAGTTTCTCACCAACCCACCACGGCCAAAAACTGAATCTCCCGCGCCCTTAGACAATGGGGGGCAACAGCAATGA